The Gadus morhua unplaced genomic scaffold, gadMor3.0, whole genome shotgun sequence sequence acatttacacatttaaAGCTTTGCAGTTATTGAAAAAATCAATACCAACCAACACACAACTCTttgaaataatttaaataataaagtaaataatgatgaacaaaataataaagtgctCTGTAGATCACGTGACCAGACCTGCCCGGTCCATTTCCGGTCGCGGTGAGGCAGGCAGCTCCACGCTAACACGCTTATGTCAGTTGGAACCCCGTTCCAGAGACAGTTGGAAGGACGACATTTGTCAGATGGCAGCAAGGGGTCACCGGGGGTCACAGTAACTGACAAGCGCAGAGgtcaagagccccccccccccccccccccccccccccccccccccatctgtccAGGCATGCGGAAAGGAGTGAAACGGGAATGATTCGCACACGCTGCTACGCACAATcgcaacgtacacacacacacaatctcacacaaatATCAAAGTCCGCGTTTGTCTTGAATGTGCGACCTCTCTGCCGCCCGCTACAAGCTGTGCTGCTCTGATCCTGGACGCTGGATGCTGAGGGGTTAAATACCCATGAATGAACACAAGCTTGACAGTAGATCCAGACACACATGAACCgcacaacccctcccccctctgcttgctctctgtctctctctctctctctctctctctctctctctctctctctctctctctctctctctctctctctctctctctctctctctctctctcactctctctctctctctctcactctctctctctctctctctctctctctctctctctctctctctctctctctctctctctctctctccctttctctctcgctgtagGCTACACTTGTGAGTTTCTaaagggaggaggaaagactGAATGAGACAGCAGTGAATGCAGCACTGATTATTACAGTAACAGATATGCATGAACCTTATATATGCTGTCAAATCAGGTATTTCCGACTATTTGGTTTTAAACCACAGAATGCATTCATGAAATCGCTCTGGAAGCTGTGAAGTTAATTAAACAGACATAAGTAATTAACTCTCGTTAACGTCGGTTCACAGATCAGTCGTGACAGCTTGCTTGTCATTCGGACATCGTTCAAGCGTGTTGCTGTCACCAGAAACATTTATAGATATaaatagaatgtgtgtgtgtgtgtgtgtgtgtgtgtgtgtgtgtgtgtgtgtgtgtgtgtgtgtgtgtgtgtgtgtgtgtgtgtgtgtgtgtgtgtgtgtgtgtgtgtgtgtgtgcgtttgcacgtgtgtgtttgtatgtgtgtgtacctgtacgTCAGAAATGTTTGAATGGATGTCATGTTATGGATCATCTTTCTCTTCATTCATTCTTCTTCATTCTCTATATTGTATTATAATGATTAAAAACATTTTGAGCTATTGAATCATTAGACTCTTGTTAGGACTGCAGTCAAATATTTACAGCATAAGCCATTAAGCCTGTATTTGGTTTGCAGATTGAGTGTCAGGGTTTGGGATCCGGGCCTTATGGTGTAAACTTCACATTTCAGGTCAGAATTAGCCAGCTAAATGACTACTCTCTATTCTGACTCATAATGGTGAGCTGACCCAAAGAACATGTAGACGATCATGAtttgaaaatacacacaaaacccaAAACCATATTTTACCCTGATAATGGCTTTTTCCCAACCCATTGGTCAGAATCTGACAAATGGAATCCGACAAAAATATTCTAGTTTGCGAATTACCTGAGATCAGGAAATGATTATCGGCTGATGATAATGTTTGAATACAATAATTGCACGATTGAAAATTATCCCAACAAAATTTGTGATTTCCCATTTATTTGGAAAATGATACAAATCCGTTCCCATTCCAGCAGAAGACACGCAGCAGCCTGTGTGTTTTACAGAACACTTTGTGACCTATAAAGTCTGCAGGCCCACTTACTAACCCCCTGCTTCTTCAGAGTGCacttactgacacacacacacacacacacacacacacacacacacacacacacacacacacacacacacacactctctcacacacacacacacacacacacacacacacacacacacacacacacacacacacacacacacacacacacacacacacacacacacacacacacacacacacacagttctagCTGTTTCTAAGACTGGCCTGACGGCATCATGTCATATGAATATGTTTTGACAGCTATATTTTCAAGAGGTTCAGTCAAAAATGGTGCCTCAAAACAGTGCACCGTTTTAGAATGTGTTCAGTTTGTTTTTCATTACAACGTCATTGAAAAGCATCAGCACACAAGCCAGTGAACAAAGTAGACTATAATTAAATTGCTGTTttttatgtgaataaaattgaCGAGACAGCTTGTCCTTTTAGCAGGTGAGGGCCTAATATGCCATTTAGGATAATTTCACGAACAATTTTAGCAGTACACaacttataaatatatatatataaatatatgtatgctCATTGCAGCTTCTGACTCTCcttttcatcatcatcaaaatgttttattaaacgCAAGACAAAAGTGAGAATTTTAAATGTCAGGTTGGCTGAACAGTAAAGTCTACTGCAGGCCCACAAATCTGTCATTTAATATCACGGATCTGTTCGAATGTTCCCCACATATTCACATTCAACTCCCAAAATGTTGAATAAATTGCATAATATTTGAATAATACTTCTTGAATTATGATGTAATTAATATTTGTTCTGGAAATTGGTTGAATAGGCCTATTGGCACAGCTTGGCATAAAACAAGAACGGGTGTTTtgctaaataaaataacaacatgCTGGAAACATCAAAAATAAATTGGTAATTACAATCATTTAAATACAAcagtaatttaatttatttaaaaaagttatGTTACAGCAAAAAACATGCAAATTGCTATAGTTTCTTTGGTGACTTATACAACTGTAAATGTCCTTATCAATAGTATTCTTAAAAACAACACTAATAACAATTTATAGAAATATTTCGTAAACAATTTATTTCTGCCCAGTTTCATATCTTCCCACTGACCGCAGGGCGCGTAAAACGGAGGTCAGGTTTCGCTGCAAAGCTGCAGTCCTCTTTCAAATCCTGCTTGgtttcaaaaataaatagtgCCGAATGCCCTCTCCGTACGCCTGTTTAAGCACAGCCTACTTCAGCCGTCTCTTTCCGCGTGAATCTTCGTTTGAACAGCAGAAAAAGCGCAGAACAGTCGCAATGGAAACGTGAATGTTTTGAAGCTCGTCCACAGACCTCCATCCATGTCCCCGTCCCCAAGGAGACGCGCCGGGGGTCCCATGGATCATAAGTCGCCGTCGTAGAGACTGAAGTACTTGCTAGCGTTGGAGAAGCAGAGATAAGGCGCGCTGCTCCCGGGGTACACGATTGGCAGAGGCACGGGCAGCAAGCATCTCCCAAGGAGGTTGGTCTCTTTGTACAAGGCCGGCAGCTGCCCCACCACCATGGCTTTGTTGTCAGAAAAATCAGCGCAAGACCCCCCCTCCATGTCGGTGGATATCTGACGTTTCAACTTATTCCTGcggttctggaaccagatcTTGACCTGAGTTTCTGTGAGCTGGAGGGAGCTGGCGAGGCAGGCTCGCTCAGCGCTGCTCAGATAGCGTTTCATGTCAAAGGTAGACTCCAACTGGAAGATCTGTCTCTTGGAGAAGATGGTGCGCGTCTTCTTCTTGGTGATGATCTTGCCGTCCTTGTTTGAGCTGCTGCCGTCCTTCTGGAggaaagtggtggtggtggagcagctGTCGTCGCAGCTGCTGTCCCCGCCGCTGTCGAAGCGCCCGTCGGTCGCCTTCTTCGGCTCTTCACGGTGGATTTCGGTGCTTTCCGGCGACGCTACGCTGTCGGTGAGCGCGCCTGGAAAACAACATTGATGTCGCGTTACGTCAGGTGAGAACAAGcaatgaaacacaacacaaccgcacacacaatcGGCCGATCTGTAGTAGCAGGACCACCACTCAGGCCTGGATGGTCTGACACAGAAAACACCAgcataaataaaatactttgcGTAATGACAAGCTTATAATCCCCCTTACCTCGTTCGTGGCGTCCCGTGACCGAGTCGTGCCTCCGTTGAACTTCCTTGTCCTCTTCACAGTGACTTTTGAAAGCGTCTTTACGCATAACCCACGTGCCCTTGTCCCCCTGCGTCCTGTCCGAGTAGGACTCATTCTTTGCCTTGGTGTTCAAGTTCAGGATGCTGTCGATGGTGAACTTTAGCGAGGCGGCGGTGGGGCGACATGGTCCGTGCGCTTTGTTCATATCTCCGACACGTTGTGTTGGTCTGTCTGCCTTTTAGTTCCGCCGCGGGATTCGAGTCGCTTCTGTCTCTGAACCGAAGGGGGTCCTCGCGGCTGACATCAGATGATTTCAGGCACCATCCTACCTTCCACTGCTGGGAAGACTGCTGGCCTCGCGTAGTACTGGCTCCTCTGCAGACACACGGAGCGAACGGGTTGCGGTTTGACTCTCATCCATTGGCCGAGAGGCACGCGGAGCCAGTGGCCAGTCAcgtggaaggggagggagggagggagggagggttgttGGTTCTTCCTCCCACCGCCCCGTTCATACGGGCTCGCTCTCCGTTTCGAATAATAATATAGTTTGGTGGTTAATATCGCTGCTCCTTCAGTATGTTGTTGTGACTAAATTAGAGTCGTGCATGCGTTTGTTTGTGAGCttgagtgcgtgtgtatttgcgcgcgcgcgtgtgtgtgtgtgtgtgtgtgtgtgtgtgtgtgtgtgtgtgtgtgtgtgtgtgtgtgcgtgtgcgtgtgtgtgtgtgtgtgtgtgtgtgtgtgtttgtgcgcttgAGTAAGGACAATCCTCCTCCaaatatgtatctatttttacagatagatatttatagatataagAGTGAACCTTCTTAAAATCATCAGCTGTGCACGACTTTTTTCCCCTTGAAAATTACCTTCACTTATAATAACTCTTACACAATATTCAACTATTATTTTATAGGCCTACGTTTGGATATAATTTGTTACAAATGAACGCCGCCTTCATAAGGGAAGGGTTTGGTCAtataaaacaattatattaaCGTCTCCAAACTCCCTGCTACTTAATAAGGCAAATAAAATGATACATTTCCATTTCCATGATGGTGATGAATTGTTTAAACATGGCCAGCAGGTTTTACTGGAACATAATCATTAAATTAATAAGCAGCTGAAATGCCGGCTGAATTCTTCTAAATGTCAACTTTATTGCTATGCGTTAACGTAACGATGGAGTCTGCTGTTTACAGTCAGCCAGGCTCCATTAGGCTACTCACTGTCCCTAATTAAATATCCTAATCAGTTACACTTGTACCCATTAAAGAGGAGAATGCTTGTTAGGCCCTAGTCCTATAGATCTAAACTAAGAGGCCTGAATTTAAATGCGCAACCGTCACATCCTTCTAAACAGTAAGGCACAACACGCTGCAACTTCTTGTAcgtatacatttttatttttctaacgTGTGGAaaaaattgacaatgataaaaaTGTGAGGCATATAAAAGTCTGCAAAAATATGTGTCATCAATAATACAATAACAAGGTCGGCCTCAAGCCCCTAGTCCCGGCATGCTTATAAACCGTAATAACACCGTGATAAGAAGAGTATAGATTTAAACATTTACAAAATGGGCAAACATGAAAATTCATCATTTATCGTGTTGATGGACtgtcattaaaacacagccaacattTCTTCTTTGGGCCTCGGGGGGTTTATTGCACGGGTCAGTtagaatataaaatagatatgCATAAAtgctaataataattataataaagagATGTATAGTCCTTAAACCAGGCCTGTCATCTGTGACCTC is a genomic window containing:
- the LOC115538875 gene encoding homeobox protein HMX3-A codes for the protein MNKAHGPCRPTAASLKFTIDSILNLNTKAKNESYSDRTQGDKGTWVMRKDAFKSHCEEDKEVQRRHDSVTGRHERGALTDSVASPESTEIHREEPKKATDGRFDSGGDSSCDDSCSTTTTFLQKDGSSSNKDGKIITKKKTRTIFSKRQIFQLESTFDMKRYLSSAERACLASSLQLTETQVKIWFQNRRNKLKRQISTDMEGGSCADFSDNKAMVVGQLPALYKETNLLGRCLLPVPLPIVYPGSSAPYLCFSNASKYFSLYDGDL